The Raphanus sativus cultivar WK10039 chromosome 2, ASM80110v3, whole genome shotgun sequence DNA segment tccctggAGCTACGACGCAGATTATCACAAGGAACCGACTGTTTCCGCCATCTCTCCACAGCTACCTGATCATAATAAACCTTCATGTTCCTGTAGTTTGCATCTACCTCGAACTTCAGAACACGAAGCTTCCTCCAGCTAACTCCCAGCTTCCCCAACCCCTCTGCAGTTCCTGATACAAAGCTCTTCAAGCTTTCCGAAATACTACAACCACTCAACGCTCGCCACGTTTAAGCATCGAATGAGATGAAACCTCCTGAGTTTCTTGCACCCTACAGCTAGTGACAACAACGCCGCAAGTGTTGATAAGTATGTAATTATTTAGAGATAAATATGTGTTTATAAAGTCGGTTAGAGTTAGTTAGAGATAAGCCTTATCGGCATCTCTTGAGTTGTATATATTTGACGTAAAGGTTAATGAGAAACACACAGAAACATTTACACAAAACTTGCTTTACATGTTTTTACTCGCATGTTTAACTTTCTCAGACCCAGAGGAAGTGGTAGTACTATTGGCTGATATGGGCAACACTGTACCGTCCTTCACCTCCTCTTTTAACTCTGATCCTTCACTCTCACCACCATCCATCTGGGCCATTAGCTTTCCTAGCTGTTAGTCTCAATTAAACACATTTAGTAATTATGTCTTTATACGACACAGCAGGTTGTATACATGTTTCTTTACCTGTTCTTCCAAGCGCTCAATCTTTTCATCCTTCACCTGAACCGCCTTCTTCTCTCTACAAATCCAACCTCAGTTTCATCAAATGACGAATAAACAATTCAATCCTTAGTTCCTCATGCAACATACCTTTCTTCCATTTCGGTAATCTTGGTGCCTCATACGTCCTTATTTTTCATCAGATTTTCGTTCAACTACAAATAAGCGAGAACATCAAGTCAGTCCTCTACTGAAAAAACTACCTCTGCACAAAACCTATATATGTATACTCACATCTTCAAGAAATTCCTTCTCTTTGAAACATCTGTCACGTCTGGCTTGCAGCTTCTGCAGTCTCTGGCTTATTGCCTTGCTCGCAGCCTCTGAGACTTTCTGTTCCGTTTCCTCCTTTCATTTTGTAGCAATTTTTCAAAATACTAACGGGAGAGGAAACGATGAAAAAACAcaagggtcagtaaacaatgtaAGTGAGTCCAAAGCACGggaaaaggtcgggtggtgattgtagggtcagtaaacaatgatttcgagcttTGGAAAAATTAATGACCGActgtcggatgggatggggcccacgggccgagagagcgggcgtgggtggcccattagccgtgggcggtcggggtgttacaagtggtatcagagccaggttagccgtctcagttctgacctgagaggcatCTTGAGACATGTCGTGGGACGCAACGCCctcgttgcgttctttgagatggagtgaattgtaacatcccgagttgtgatatgtgaaaaggcttaagagaattgatttgactacctatgtcaccaaagttgacttaccttttccgtcacacatccgtttagaactccagagttaagcatgctcgggctggagtagtgaaaggatgggtgacctatcgggaagtgattcgcgataccgtgtaagtgaggccaaagcacgggaaaagatcgggtggtgattgcagggtcagtaaacaatgatttcgagctttggaaaaattaacgaccgaccgtcggatgggatgaggcccacgggccgagagagcgggcgtgggtggcccataaGCCGTGGGCGGTCGAGGCGTTACAGAAAGACCAGTAGTTATGGAGACAAGAAATGCAAAGGGAATCGTGCTTACTTGTTTTTGGTTCTCTAGTTGTGCTTGGAGGAGTTCGTTGTACTCACTGATGATCTATGGtttgaaaatgaaaagaaaatgagagagagagagagagagagagagagagagagagagagagagagagagagagaaagcaaTAAAGTAACTTAAGAGTTGCAAATTTGAACATGAAACAAAAGTAGTACCATGTCCGAGCtttggaaaaattaacgaccgaccgtcggatgggatggggtccacgggccgagagagcgggcgtgggtggcccattagccgtgggcggtcggggcgttacagaAATACCAGTAGTTATGGAGACAAGAAATGCAAAGGGAATACGTGCTTACTTGTTTTTGGTTCTCTAGTTGTGCTTGGAGGAGTTCGTTGTACTCACTGGCCTCCTTGTTCCGAAGCTTACTCGAATCGTTCCTCGTCGAGTTTTGCCCCGCGGATAGTTTCCGACCTCTTCCTCCGATGACCGGCGACGGGAGAGCCGTCGATCTGTTTAATCTTTTCCTCAGCGTGAGTCGCAGAGGCGATGCCGTTTCGTGGGATGAAGTTGCTCGAGAGTGtggattagggtttaataaCGCATCTTCTGCGAAGTTGATCTATGTTAAGTATCTTGATGCACTTGCTAGGTGGTTGAACAGAGTTGGTTACGATAGCGTTGAGTTGTGTGGAGTCTCGGATGGTTTGATGGCTAGTCTTAAGGATTTTTTATGTGAGGTTAAGAGGAGGTATGGTACTACTGCTTCGAGGGAGTTAGGAGCTGAGCTTAAGTGGTTTGTATCAAAAGCTAAGAGAAGttgtggtgatgatgatgatgataagaaGGTGGATAAAGTTATGAGACTTGACTGCTCTTTTTCGCCTGGGAAGAGGAAACGGGAGTGTCCTTTGGAGACGTTGAAATGGTTAAGAGAGGCTGCTAAGGATCCATGTGATACTTGTTCTATTGGTTCTTTGCCTGATAGATCAAAGTGGGAAGCTTATGGAAGGGAAGAGCCGTGGAAGGAGCTTCTTCTGTTTAGGGCTTCAAGAACAAACACTGATCCGTCTTGTCAAAAGATTTGGCaggtgtgtatatatatatatagttagttaTTCAACAAGTTTGCATTTGCACTTGTTTTGAAAAAGGCCcatatgattttaattaaatgcactaactttttattattcaatGTTTGAGTTTAATCGTGAAGATGAGATTTGAGTCTTGAATAGCATGTTTTAAAGCTTTTTAATAGGAATTTTTAGTAGCAACTTAGGAAATGAGAATGCTTTAGCATTAGGCAATGATAATGCTTTAGCACCTGGTTGTGAATGTTTTCTCTCTGATTTCACCACTCTTATTCCATGTTTATGCCATTTCAAGTCTTGTGATCATTTGCTTGTACGTTTCAGAAAATCCAGAAGATGCATCCATCTCTGTATGAGGATAGTACTGGACCTAGTTACAATCTGAGAGAGAGACTCAGATTTGATGGGAGTGGCTCGGCTTCAGATAGTTCATCAGATGAGGAGGATAGACCATGTGCTCGAGTTGGCTCACAGTTTCAGGCTGAGGTACCTGAGTGGATTGGCCTCAACACCGAAAGCGATGCAAAGTGGTTGGGCCCTCGGGTCTGGCCGCTGAGCAAAGAACAAAGCAACAGTAATCTTCTTATCGAAAGAGATCCTATTGGGAAAGGAAGACAAGATCCATGCGGCTGCCAAAACTCAGATTCTGTTCAATGTGTCAGATTCCATATCAACACAAAACGGGAGAAACTGAAACTTGAACTTGGTCCAGCTTTctacatgtggtgttttgataGTATGGGTGAAGGTACTCTGCAGTATTGGACAGACTTAGAACTGAAGAAAGTAAAGCTTTTGATGGCATCTCCACCTACACTTAGCCCATCTTTCTTCAGTGAGCTGAAGAGTATCCTTTCTTCAAAGAGCAGAGAAGAGATTGTGAGCTACTATTACAACGTGCATGCTTTTAGGATGACTGCAAGAAAACACTAGTTAACGAGCCAATACCTTCTAAGAGAGCTTCTCATTTCTTCATCTTCCAGTAGGCACCATCCCTTTTTCAAGATCTGGACAAACAACTTAGGGAGTCCTTTAGTTGATCCTATTATTATAGGTAAGATCATCAATCTTTGTTTATATGTAGAACTTGTTTTTACTGATCCTCCGTTATAATAATAGGTtcaacgattttttttttattatttttttttgaataataccatatattatgttaaataaatgattataaggCTTCAAACACTTAATCAAACAGATCACACACGACATGtatccaaaaacaaaagaagatcCAAAACAAGTCAATGGAACACGTAGCAAAAAAGGTGCTTGTATAAAGCGAATGAAGTGATCTCAATACATCCATGACAAGTCTTGCCTAAAAGATACAGACGTTGCAGCACCATTAACACCTTTTCTTGAAACCTGAGGACAATCTTCAAGCACAAGCAACTCCAGTTTGCGAGTCTTAGCAAGTGCTCTAAGTCCATCGTCAGTGACTCCCAAACACTTAGATAGTTTCAACACAGTGAGGGAGGGAAACTGGGTCACCAGAACCAACCCCTCGTCGCTCACTTCCTGACAGTGTACAAGCTCCAAGATCTCTAGATTCTGAGCCGTACACAGAGCTTCCATCCCCACGTGGTCAAGAGAAAGCTCTCGAATGGGGCATTTCTGGATCAGATTGATTATCCCTTGAGggtgaaagagaagagagaaggaaactcatCGTCTGAGAAAGACCTTGAAGGATTCGAGCTTTGAGCAGTGTTGAGATATGGCAATGAGGCTTTCATCGGTTAATCTCAGGGCGACGTTGTTCAAGAGAGGCAGAGTGAAATCAGACGGAACACGCAATGAGATGCACCTTAGGTGTTTAGCTTTCTCGACCAATGCTATGATGTCCAGATAAAGCTTCTCCAGGTTCTTGCATTTTCTCAGCACACAAGCGagccctctccctctccctggAGCTACGACGCAGATTATCACAAGGAACCGACTGTTTCCGCCATCTCTCCACAGCTACCTGATCATAATAAACCTTCATGTTCCTGTAGTTTGCATCTACCTCGAACT contains these protein-coding regions:
- the LOC108850056 gene encoding AT-rich interactive domain-containing protein 1-like; the protein is MQREYVLTCFWFSSCAWRSSLYSLASLFRSLLESFLVEFCPADSFRPLPPMTGDGRAVDLFNLFLSVSRRGDAVSWDEVARECGLGFNNASSAKLIYVKYLDALARWLNRVGYDSVELCGVSDGLMASLKDFLCEVKRRYGTTASRELGAELKWFVSKAKRSCGDDDDDKKVDKVMRLDCSFSPGKRKRECPLETLKWLREAAKDPCDTCSIGSLPDRSKWEAYGREEPWKELLLFRASRTNTDPSCQKIWQKIQKMHPSLYEDSTGPSYNLRERLRFDGSGSASDSSSDEEDRPCARVGSQFQAEVPEWIGLNTESDAKWLGPRVWPLSKEQSNSNLLIERDPIGKGRQDPCGCQNSDSVQCVRFHINTKREKLKLELGPAFYMWCFDSMGEGTLQYWTDLELKKVKLLMASPPTLSPSFFSELKSILSSKSREEIVSYYYNVHAFRMTARKH